One Maribacter sp. HTCC2170 genomic window, ATGTATTCGTTGCCAAGAGCATTCGCCAAATGGGTATATGCATGATTATGACCGAATAGCATGACCGTATCAAATGAATTATTTAGACTTTTAATAAACTGAAGCACAGAATCACCTGAGAAATCATACAGTTCGTTTTCGATTTTAAATTGTGAATAAGGAAAGTTCAGGTGGCGCAAAAAAATCAAAGAAGTATGCATTGCCCTATTTGCGGGACTTGAATATATGGCATCAATATTAATTTTTTTTTGTTTAAACTCCCCAACTACCAAATGACCATCATTAATCCCCCTCTGCAGTAAAGGTCTATCCTTATCATTAACATTATACTCCCATGAAGATTTACCATGTCTGACTAGAATTACATTTTTCATAAGATATTGTTATTAAGGAGCCAAACGCTCTATTTTCCAATCGTAATCTTTTTGCAAAGAATAGCGAATTCTATCATGCAATCGATTTGGGCGGCCTTGCCAAAACTCAATAGAAACTGGTCGCACCAAATAACCTCCCCAATATTCAGGTCTGGGTATTTCTTTCCCCCTAAATTTGTCTTCTAAAGTTTTTAATTTCTCCTCCAACACTTTTCTTGAAGCAATAACCTCACTTTGGTCAGAAACAATGGCACCTAATTTGCTTCCATCGGGACGAGATTCAAAGTAGCCATCTGATAAATTTTTAGAAATTTTTTCTGCTGTTCCTTTGATAATCACTTGACGTTCCATTGAATGCCAAAAAAAAGAAAGGCAAACGTTGGAGTTCACATCAATCGCTTTACCTTTTTCGCTCTCATAATTGGTATAAAATATAAAACCCTCATAAGTATACTTTTTAAGAAGCACTACGCGGTTTTTCGGGTAGCCATCCAAACCTATGGTCGATATGGTCATGGTGTTGGTCTCGTCAACCGTATTGGATTTCTCAACTTCATAAAACCATTTCTGAAACAACTCCATAGGGTTGTCAGAAATCGCCCCCTCGGTCAAGGCACTTTTTTCATATGATTTTCTATAGCTACCTAAATCTTTGTCCATATCGAAAATTCTAAAAACAAGATAAACAAAGTTCTATAAAAGTTAGTGAAATGGGAAGATTTAAACGGCTTTTATTCAAATCTAATGTGCAATGAAAATTTGTTAAAAGCATAAAGCTAAAAATCAAAAACCTTACCGTCATTCGCGAGTTCTACATTTTCGAAGATTGTTTCGGCCTCGTCTTTAAAAAGTTCTATCGATTTATAACGTGTTGAGTAATGACCAAGAATCAACGTACCCACATCTGCTTTTTTTGCTATGGTCGCGGCCTCTTTTGCCGTTGCGTGCTTTGTTTTTGGAGATAGATGGGATTCCGATTCCAAAAAAGTTGATTCATGATATAGTACATCTACCTTTTTAATTTGTTCAACAATTTTTGGATAATATCCTGTATCACTACAATAGGCATAACTCTTTGGCTTAGTTGGGTCAAAAGTTAGCTCAGCATTTGGTATGAATGTCCCGTCATCCGATTTAATATCCTTACCGTTTTTAATGTTTTGAAAATAGCATTTATCAATCTTGTACTTTGCAACCGCTTCAACATTCAATTTGCGTTCCCCCAATTTTTCTTTAAATAAAAAACCATTGGTATACACGCGATGATTCAAAGGAATAGTCTCAACCGTGACTTTTTCATCTTCAAATATCAGTTCAGGGCCTTTCGATGTTAACTCATGAAATCTTAAAGGATAATTAGTCCAAGAATCTCCTAATTTCAATAGTAAAGTAATTGCTTCCTTTATGCCCTTAGGCCCATAAACATGCACTTCTTTTTCTCTTCCCAATAAGCGAAAAGTTGATATTAACCCCGGTAATCCAAAAAAATGGTCGCCATGCAAATGAGAAATGAATATATGATTGATCCGCGAAAATTTTATCTTGTTTTTTCGAAGTTGTACTTGAGTGCCTTCTCCACAGTCTATTAAAAACATATGGTTTTTAATCTCCAGCACTTGTGAAGTTGGATTGGTCAGGGTACGTGGTGTCGCAGCATAACAACCAAGAATATTTAATTTCACAGGTCCAAGTCCCTTTCTATTTCTTCCATCTCTATGATGTCCTTTGCCTCTTGAATTGTTGGCACAACACATATTTCATCCGGCACCTCGTCAAAAGACACTTTGTCAGTCACCAAAACAAACGATTTTTTGAAACCCCGATGTTTGTTAGAAATTTGAAAAAACTCTAATATATCACCTGCTGAAAGTTCTGAAAAGGAAAAAAGATTTATAATGACATTGTCATTCTTGACCTTTAGATAGTTCTTATCAAGGTTTTTCAAAAACTCCTGAAGCGAAATATCCTCTTGAAATATTATGGTAGTTGTTCCCTCTTTATCAAAAATCATAAAGTCTTATTTTATTTTCGAAGCGAGTAAATAGATAACGGCCATACGAATTGCTACCCCATTTTCCACTTGGTTCAAAATAATGGATTGCTTAGAGTCCGCAACATCACTACTAATCTCTACTCCCCTATTTATTGGCCCTGGGTGCATGATTACGATTTCTTTGTCCAAGGAGTCAAGAAGGGCTTTATTTACTCCAAATTGCTGGGTATACTCTCTTGTCGTTGGAAAATAACTGATATCCAACCGTTCATTTTGGATTCTCAACATATTGGCGACATCGCACCAATCCAAAGCTTTCCGTAAGTTTGTTTCAACTTCTACCCCTAGGGATTCAACATGTTTTGGAATCAGGGTTTTAGGTCCACATACTTTTACTTCGGCTCCTTGAAGTTTTAAGGCAAATATATTTGACAAAGCCACACGTGAATGTAATATATCACCAACAATCACAACTTTTTTACCTGCAACATCACCTAATTTCTCACGTATGGAAAAAGAATCCAATAAAGCCTGTGTTGGGTGTTCATGTGCCCCGTCCCCAGCATTTACAATAGAGGCATTTACATGTTTTGAGAGAAATATTCCTGCTCCAGGATTAGGGTGACGCATCACAACCATATCAACCTTCATGGAGAGAATATTGTTTACTGTATCAATCAATGTTTCCCCTTTCTTAACAGAGGATTGCCCAGCTGAAAAATTAATCACATCTGCCGATAAGCGTTTCTCGGCTAACTCAAACGAAAGTTTGGTCCTAGTGCTGTTTTCAAAAAAAATGTTGGCTATCGTAATATCACGCAATGAAGGCACTTTTTTTATAGAACGATTGATAACTTCTTTAAAATGATCGGCGGTTTCAAAAATGAGCTGAATATCTTTTTCATTTAGATATTTAATTCCCAGTAAGTGTTTTACACTCAGTTCGCTCATTGTTTATTTATTTATCAAATAGATTACGTCTTTGCCATCATTTTCTTCCCACATTACCTTCACCTTTTCTTCGTTAATAGCATCAACCTGTCTTCCTCGATAATTGGGTTGAATAGGCAAGTGTCTGCTAAACCGTCTATCGATTAAGGTCAATAATTCAATTTCTTTAGGCCTCCCAAAAGATTGAATTGCCGTTAAAGCGGCCCTAATACTTCTACCCGTATATAATACGTCATCGATCAAGACAACTTTCTTGTCTTCAACCAAAAAATCGATTTTTGTTTGAGTTGCTGCCAGCGTCTTATCCCCTCGTCTAAAATCATCCCTGTAAAATGTAATATCCAAAAAGCCTATGTCAATATGCTTTACTCCATATTCCTCACGAAGAATTTTGGTTAGTCTTTCGGCAACAAATGTTCCTCTTGGCTGAATACCAATCAATACTGTATCAGAAAAATCAAGATGATTCTCAAGAAGTTGGCAAGCCAATCGATGAAGGATAATATTTATTTCTTTCGAGGAGAGTAGTACTTTTTGACTCATAGTAGGTCAGCAACACTTTTGTTTGGCAAAAATAAGGAATTATCATCAAAGAATATACTATTTGAAAAATACAGTTTCAAAAGCAAACCCATTAATCAATCTTTTTAAATCCAGTTTTAAAAAATTAACCAGTGCGTCCAATTTCAACCCAATAAGATTTAGGTAGAGTGTAATGATTAAGATGAAGGAGGGTTATTTAAGTCCCAATACAGCATAAAAATCAGCTTTATGGCTTTCCCCTATAGGTATCCTAACATCTTCAATTACAATTCTATTTCTTTGGATAGTATCGATGAAACTAACATTCACTATAAAGGATTTATGAACTCTCAGGAATTGGTTTGAAGGAAGTTTTTCCAAAATCTCCTTGAAGTTCATTAATGTAAGAATGGTTTTATTGGTGTTGACAATATGAATCTTTAAATAATCTTTTAAACCTTGGATGTATTTAATATCATCTAAATTTATTTTAATACTTTCATATTCTGCCTTAACGAAGATGAATTTTTGTGCTTCGTTGGTTTCACCATGGGAAGAAAAAACATTGGCTTCAACTGGTTCTTTCTTGCTATTTAAAAGTTCTTTAGCACGAGAAACGGCTTTAATAAAACGATGCTGTGGTATAGGTTTTACCAAATAATCTACTGCGTTTAGGTTGAACCCCTCAACGGCATATTGGGAATAAGCGGTGGTAAAAATAAATAACGGACGAGTTTCCAAAGAACTAATGAATTCGATGCCATTGATTTGTGGCATTTCAATATCACAAAAGATTAAATCCACCTTCTTTTCTGATATCACAGTAATCGCATCCAAAGGGTTTGTGAAAGTTCCTTTCACATCTAAAAAATCTATTTTTTCACAATAATCCAGCAAAAGGTCTATAGCCAAAGGCTCATCGTCTATTATAATACATTTCATGTCTTTGTTTCTACTATTTTATCGTTACATTGTGCTTATATAAACACTTCATGATTTGGTGAAATTTCAGATTTGGATGTTTCTTTGACCTATATTAAGTACCAGGTCTACCAAATAGGTTTCCCCATCATTTTTAACGTTTAATTTATGGGAATCAGGATATAATAACTTCAATCTATTTCTCACATTTTCCAATCCAACTCCAGAACTTTCCGTTTTCTTCTTGAAAGTTCCAATCTTATTCAAGATAGTTAGATGTATAGACTCCTCTGCGATTAAAAGGTTTATTTTAACATTAGTCTTGCCTTTGTAATCTGTTCCGTATTTAAAGGCATTTTCTATAAAAGAAATAAAAAGCAACGGTGGAATAATCCTTCCCCTGTCTTCTCCTGAAATCTTCAAAGTGACATTTTCACTATCGGATAATCTTAATCGCTGCAATTGAACATAATTTTGGATATACTCAAGTTCTTTAACCAACGGCACGAAATCCTTATCAGCCTCATATAACATATAGCGCATTAACTCTGACAAGTTGATTATTGCTTCAGATGTGTCAGGTGATTTTTTAACTGATAATGAATAGATTGCATTCAATGAGTTGAACAGAAAATGTGGTTTCAATTGTGTTTTCAAAAATTGAAGCTCCGAATAGATTTTTTCGTTTTCCACTATTTTCCGTAAATCATCATTTCTTCTCCACTCCACATAAATTCGAAGTACAACACTAATGATAAAAGGAATAACAAAAGTGACCAAGGAAACAACAAGTTGTCTTGCAAGTGGGCCATAAAATCTCTTTGAAGCCTTATACGGGAGTTGTCTCGGAAACTCCCACGGAAACCAAAACCGTATCAGTAATGAAATGACAACAATGATCAACAACGAAATGACGATGTAGATCAATGTTTTCTTTTTTAGAAGCAGTTTGGGTAGGAGATAAAAATAATTAAAGTAATACAGAGCCATTGTAGCCAAAAGCCTAACGGGGAAATCTGATGGCATAGGTCTTAGCTGAGCAACAAATGGATACATGAGCAACCCAAAAAAAGAGGACCATAAGACCAAGTGGACCAAAGCTTGTCGAATATATTGTTTTTTTAAAAACATCTATTGTTATTGTTCCCCCAATGTAACAATATCTAAATTGTTCAATTCATCAATAGTAATTACTGGGCTTTCCCCTTTTAAAAACTTATCGCTGACGAATTTCCCAACAAGTTCCGCATCTTCGTATGACGAAAAAGATTTTTTTTCTTGAATTGCAGGAATATACTCCTGCTTTATTAGTACTTTTTTATTATGAAGAATTTGATAGCCATACCCACAATCCAATTTAAATACTTTGGAGTGGTACCCCGAGCCGTTAATTTCTTGTTTATACAATGGTTTTATAAAGTCATAAAAAGCAAAAAAAAGCAAAAATGATATAACTGTAATACTAACAATCTTCCTCATATTGTTCAAATAATAGGTAAAATGAGGCTGTGGTAATCAGCCAAGCCCCATTATCTAAATAAACACCAATCAAATCAAAAGAGTTAATCTTCATCGTCATATTCATCCATTGGAAAGAACTCATCCAAATCATCCAAGTACAAACTTCCGGTTCTTCCAAGCCCAATAAATGCTCTATTTGAGTTAGAAAATGCAATAGCATCTTGACGTGTTGCCCCCTCAAAATTTGTTTTCACTTCCCAGGTATCAGAAGATGGATCATACTCCCAAACAGAATTTGTAGGGCCATTAATCTCGCCACAAGCATAATAACCGTAGCCGTTCAACGTGAAACCTACGGCATTACTTCTAATAATCTGATAGTCATCCTCTTCATCAAGATCTGATTTTTTGGACCAACTCTCTGTTGCAGCCTCAAAAACCCAAAAATCCTCCAAATAACTACCATTGGAAACTCCTGTTCCCAAATATACTCTGTCTCCTATAGTAAAAGTCGTGGCCGCCCTTCTTTTGTCACCACCAAAACCAACTAACTCAGTCCAACTATCTGTGCTTGGGTCATACTTCCAAAAGTCCTTACGATCATTCTCCCCATCAAAACCAGTTCCAAAATAACCAAATCCATTAATTCCAAATGCAACTGCACTTCTTCTTGGAGTTGAGGGGAATGCGGTAACCTCAATCCAAGTATTGGAACTTGGGTCGTACGAATAAAAATCATTAAGTTCATTTAACCCGTCGTAGCCAGAACCTAAATAACCTTTTCCATTAATCTCAAAACTAGCCGCGGCATTTCTAGCTACGCCAGGAAAATCGGCTTTTTGCGACCAATAATCTCCCTCCATGTCATAAGACCAAAAAGAAGTTAGATAGTCATCCCCGTCATATCCCACGCCCATATACCCTATGTTGTCAATAGTAAACCCAGAGATGCCGCTCCTTGGGCTTCCATCAAAAACGGACCTATCTATCCAATTACCTATATCCTCATCATCATCATCATTATCATTTGAACAACTGACAATAAAAGAAATCGATATAGCGAAAATCGACACTATTTTAAAACCATTCACTATTTGCTTCATTTTCAATAATTTGTATTGTTTCATATTGTCCCAAAACTATATCAACCTATTTCAAGCAGGAAATGGAATATATAAAACTCCGTTTTTAACATATAAAAAACCAAAATTCATCTACGAACCTGATATTATTTTTCATAGTGATAATATTGGTGTTGGTCTCATAAGATTTTGCTTTCGTCTATTGCGGTTTTTAAACTGTTCTTCTACTAATA contains:
- a CDS encoding SixA phosphatase family protein; protein product: MKNVILVRHGKSSWEYNVNDKDRPLLQRGINDGHLVVGEFKQKKINIDAIYSSPANRAMHTSLIFLRHLNFPYSQFKIENELYDFSGDSVLQFIKSLNNSFDTVMLFGHNHAYTHLANALGNEYIDNVPTSGLVHLTFNINKWSSIEKGTTVSTIFPKHLK
- the pdxH gene encoding pyridoxamine 5'-phosphate oxidase; the encoded protein is MDKDLGSYRKSYEKSALTEGAISDNPMELFQKWFYEVEKSNTVDETNTMTISTIGLDGYPKNRVVLLKKYTYEGFIFYTNYESEKGKAIDVNSNVCLSFFWHSMERQVIIKGTAEKISKNLSDGYFESRPDGSKLGAIVSDQSEVIASRKVLEEKLKTLEDKFRGKEIPRPEYWGGYLVRPVSIEFWQGRPNRLHDRIRYSLQKDYDWKIERLAP
- a CDS encoding ribonuclease Z — protein: MKLNILGCYAATPRTLTNPTSQVLEIKNHMFLIDCGEGTQVQLRKNKIKFSRINHIFISHLHGDHFFGLPGLISTFRLLGREKEVHVYGPKGIKEAITLLLKLGDSWTNYPLRFHELTSKGPELIFEDEKVTVETIPLNHRVYTNGFLFKEKLGERKLNVEAVAKYKIDKCYFQNIKNGKDIKSDDGTFIPNAELTFDPTKPKSYAYCSDTGYYPKIVEQIKKVDVLYHESTFLESESHLSPKTKHATAKEAATIAKKADVGTLILGHYSTRYKSIELFKDEAETIFENVELANDGKVFDF
- a CDS encoding aspartate carbamoyltransferase catalytic subunit → MSELSVKHLLGIKYLNEKDIQLIFETADHFKEVINRSIKKVPSLRDITIANIFFENSTRTKLSFELAEKRLSADVINFSAGQSSVKKGETLIDTVNNILSMKVDMVVMRHPNPGAGIFLSKHVNASIVNAGDGAHEHPTQALLDSFSIREKLGDVAGKKVVIVGDILHSRVALSNIFALKLQGAEVKVCGPKTLIPKHVESLGVEVETNLRKALDWCDVANMLRIQNERLDISYFPTTREYTQQFGVNKALLDSLDKEIVIMHPGPINRGVEISSDVADSKQSIILNQVENGVAIRMAVIYLLASKIK
- the pyrR gene encoding bifunctional pyr operon transcriptional regulator/uracil phosphoribosyltransferase PyrR, whose protein sequence is MSQKVLLSSKEINIILHRLACQLLENHLDFSDTVLIGIQPRGTFVAERLTKILREEYGVKHIDIGFLDITFYRDDFRRGDKTLAATQTKIDFLVEDKKVVLIDDVLYTGRSIRAALTAIQSFGRPKEIELLTLIDRRFSRHLPIQPNYRGRQVDAINEEKVKVMWEENDGKDVIYLINK
- a CDS encoding LytR/AlgR family response regulator transcription factor; translated protein: MKCIIIDDEPLAIDLLLDYCEKIDFLDVKGTFTNPLDAITVISEKKVDLIFCDIEMPQINGIEFISSLETRPLFIFTTAYSQYAVEGFNLNAVDYLVKPIPQHRFIKAVSRAKELLNSKKEPVEANVFSSHGETNEAQKFIFVKAEYESIKINLDDIKYIQGLKDYLKIHIVNTNKTILTLMNFKEILEKLPSNQFLRVHKSFIVNVSFIDTIQRNRIVIEDVRIPIGESHKADFYAVLGLK
- a CDS encoding sensor histidine kinase → MFLKKQYIRQALVHLVLWSSFFGLLMYPFVAQLRPMPSDFPVRLLATMALYYFNYFYLLPKLLLKKKTLIYIVISLLIIVVISLLIRFWFPWEFPRQLPYKASKRFYGPLARQLVVSLVTFVIPFIISVVLRIYVEWRRNDDLRKIVENEKIYSELQFLKTQLKPHFLFNSLNAIYSLSVKKSPDTSEAIINLSELMRYMLYEADKDFVPLVKELEYIQNYVQLQRLRLSDSENVTLKISGEDRGRIIPPLLFISFIENAFKYGTDYKGKTNVKINLLIAEESIHLTILNKIGTFKKKTESSGVGLENVRNRLKLLYPDSHKLNVKNDGETYLVDLVLNIGQRNIQI
- a CDS encoding DUF4907 domain-containing protein; its protein translation is MRKIVSITVISFLLFFAFYDFIKPLYKQEINGSGYHSKVFKLDCGYGYQILHNKKVLIKQEYIPAIQEKKSFSSYEDAELVGKFVSDKFLKGESPVITIDELNNLDIVTLGEQ
- a CDS encoding Kelch repeat-containing protein — its product is MKQIVNGFKIVSIFAISISFIVSCSNDNDDDDEDIGNWIDRSVFDGSPRSGISGFTIDNIGYMGVGYDGDDYLTSFWSYDMEGDYWSQKADFPGVARNAAASFEINGKGYLGSGYDGLNELNDFYSYDPSSNTWIEVTAFPSTPRRSAVAFGINGFGYFGTGFDGENDRKDFWKYDPSTDSWTELVGFGGDKRRAATTFTIGDRVYLGTGVSNGSYLEDFWVFEAATESWSKKSDLDEEDDYQIIRSNAVGFTLNGYGYYACGEINGPTNSVWEYDPSSDTWEVKTNFEGATRQDAIAFSNSNRAFIGLGRTGSLYLDDLDEFFPMDEYDDED